From bacterium, one genomic window encodes:
- a CDS encoding tRNA (cytidine(34)-2'-O)-methyltransferase, with protein MFHVVLIEPEIPWNTGNIGRTCLGAGAKLHLVGRLGFRLDDQQVQRAGLDYWEKVDPVHHGTWEKFLGSVPRDAALFFLSTKGPKAYWDAAFPDEAYLIFGKETAGFPAHFYDLYQERLYRIPQQEEGIRSLNLSTAVGIVLFEALRQNQKA; from the coding sequence ATGTTCCACGTTGTTCTCATCGAACCTGAAATACCCTGGAATACGGGGAACATCGGCCGCACCTGCCTGGGGGCAGGGGCGAAGCTGCACCTGGTGGGCCGGTTGGGCTTCCGCCTGGACGACCAGCAGGTCCAAAGGGCGGGACTCGATTACTGGGAGAAGGTGGACCCGGTCCATCACGGGACCTGGGAGAAGTTCCTGGGAAGCGTCCCCCGGGACGCGGCCCTCTTCTTCCTTTCCACCAAGGGGCCCAAGGCCTATTGGGATGCGGCCTTTCCCGACGAGGCCTATCTCATCTTCGGCAAGGAGACGGCGGGTTTTCCCGCCCATTTCTACGACCTCTATCAGGAAAGGCTCTACCGCATCCCCCAACAAGAGGAAGGCATCCGCAGCCTGAACCTCTCCACGGCGGTGGGCATCGTGCTCTTCGAGGCCTTGCGCCAAAACCAAAAGGCATAG
- a CDS encoding thioredoxin domain-containing protein gives MTSSEHFEHTNRLIHEKSPYLLQHAHNPVDWYPFGEEAFAKAKKEDKPILLSIGYSTCHWCHVMERESFEDEATAKLLNDDFVCIKVDREERPDVDQIYMNAVMALTGQGGWPLNVFLTPDLKPFYGGTYFAPDARYGRPGFPQVLRDLARVWKTQRAEVEKAGTQLAQVVGRAGTGAEGGPVKPGVTDQVLAELERGFDARDGGFRGAPKFPPSLQLQFLLRVHSATGNVKALAMVEKTLDKMAQGGIYDQVGGGFSRYSTDGIWLVPHFEKMLYDNALLARTYLEAYQVTGKEEYARIARETFTYLKRDMTSPEGAFYSAEDADSEGEEGKFYVWTPEELKKLLGEKDGTDFCSLYGATEGGNFEGRTILHLRKDLPEALRDIGRDPAWWERTRDKVLQARGLRPRPHLDDKVLTAWNALMISSLSLGYRALGDPEYLRLAEKASDFLYRDLFHQGRLLASYRQGPSNIQAYIDDYAFLQEAQLDLYESTFDLKYLQRALDLQKDMDRLFWDEKAQGYFFTGSDQKDAARLLARTKEAYDGVIPSGNSVAVLNGYRLAEFTGDKSHRDRSDAILSAFSGYLERGGSNFCKMLQAFQFDHDGPAEVFVVGPDREPALKVLWKAFLPSKVLVACEDAQVKGMVRLVPWAEGRSSQGGRTAIYVCRNYQCQLPVADPKKALELLKKK, from the coding sequence GTGACCTCATCCGAGCATTTCGAACACACCAACCGTCTCATCCACGAGAAGAGCCCTTACCTGCTCCAACATGCCCACAACCCGGTGGACTGGTACCCTTTCGGCGAGGAGGCCTTCGCCAAGGCCAAGAAGGAGGACAAGCCCATCCTGCTCTCCATCGGCTATTCCACCTGCCACTGGTGCCACGTGATGGAACGCGAGAGCTTCGAGGATGAGGCCACGGCCAAGCTCCTGAACGACGACTTCGTCTGCATCAAGGTGGACCGCGAGGAACGGCCCGACGTGGACCAGATCTACATGAACGCGGTCATGGCCCTGACCGGCCAGGGCGGGTGGCCCCTGAACGTGTTCCTGACCCCCGACCTCAAGCCCTTCTACGGCGGCACCTATTTCGCGCCCGACGCCCGCTACGGCCGCCCGGGGTTCCCCCAGGTGCTCAGGGACCTGGCCCGGGTTTGGAAGACCCAGCGCGCCGAGGTGGAGAAGGCGGGCACCCAGTTGGCCCAGGTCGTTGGCCGGGCCGGGACGGGGGCCGAAGGCGGTCCGGTCAAGCCCGGGGTCACGGACCAGGTGTTGGCCGAACTGGAACGTGGCTTCGACGCCCGCGACGGCGGGTTCCGGGGAGCGCCCAAGTTCCCTCCTTCCCTCCAGCTCCAATTCCTGCTCCGGGTCCATTCGGCCACGGGGAACGTGAAGGCGCTCGCCATGGTGGAGAAAACCCTCGACAAGATGGCCCAAGGAGGGATCTACGACCAGGTGGGTGGGGGATTTTCACGCTACTCGACCGACGGGATCTGGCTGGTGCCGCATTTCGAGAAGATGCTCTACGACAACGCGCTCCTCGCCCGGACCTATCTGGAAGCCTACCAGGTGACGGGGAAGGAGGAATATGCGCGCATCGCCCGCGAGACCTTCACCTATTTGAAGCGCGACATGACAAGCCCCGAAGGCGCCTTCTATAGCGCCGAGGACGCGGATAGCGAAGGAGAAGAGGGGAAGTTCTATGTTTGGACCCCGGAGGAATTGAAGAAGTTGTTGGGGGAGAAGGACGGGACCGACTTCTGTTCCCTTTACGGCGCCACCGAAGGCGGCAATTTCGAGGGCCGCACGATCCTCCACCTGAGGAAGGACCTGCCGGAAGCCCTCCGGGACATCGGACGGGACCCGGCCTGGTGGGAAAGGACCCGGGATAAGGTGCTCCAGGCGAGGGGTCTTCGCCCCAGGCCGCACCTGGACGATAAGGTGCTGACGGCCTGGAACGCGCTGATGATCTCATCCCTTTCCCTGGGTTACCGGGCCTTGGGTGATCCCGAATATCTCCGCCTGGCGGAGAAAGCGTCGGATTTCCTCTATCGGGACCTGTTCCACCAGGGGCGCCTGTTGGCTTCCTACAGGCAAGGTCCCTCCAATATCCAAGCCTACATCGACGACTATGCTTTCCTCCAAGAGGCCCAACTGGACCTTTATGAGAGCACTTTCGACCTCAAATACCTCCAACGGGCGTTGGACCTGCAGAAGGACATGGACCGGCTTTTCTGGGACGAAAAGGCCCAGGGGTACTTCTTCACCGGCTCCGATCAGAAGGATGCGGCACGCCTTTTGGCCCGAACGAAGGAAGCCTACGACGGGGTGATCCCCTCGGGCAATTCGGTGGCGGTCCTGAACGGCTACCGCCTGGCGGAATTCACGGGTGACAAATCCCACCGGGACCGCTCGGACGCGATCCTTTCCGCTTTCTCCGGTTACCTGGAAAGGGGCGGCTCCAACTTCTGCAAGATGCTCCAGGCCTTCCAATTCGACCATGACGGTCCCGCCGAGGTGTTCGTGGTGGGCCCGGACCGGGAACCTGCCTTGAAGGTCCTTTGGAAAGCTTTCCTGCCGAGCAAGGTCCTGGTCGCCTGCGAGGACGCCCAGGTGAAGGGAATGGTCCGTCTTGTTCCCTGGGCGGAAGGCCGATCCAGCCAAGGCGGCCGGACGGCCATTTATGTCTGCCGGAACTACCAATGCCAGCTGCCGGTGGCCGATCCGAAGAAGGCGCTCGAACTCCTGAAGAAAAAATGA
- a CDS encoding DUF3078 domain-containing protein, which yields MKRMPWLVLMFLAAFKAVWGEDAAPAATPPVDSWKKQVVASLNLNQGAFSDWQQGGTNFISWQAAFNARLENDNAASNWLNTLKLEYGLTYIDGQGTRKSADNLDLESVFAWKTWPQVNPFVSFSAKSQFDAGFDYSQDPAVQTSAFLDPGYFTETAGLKYVPGPEFNTRLGLAVKETVADKFQAIYTVDPDTGKLQGVLTELGAGWVSELNLKFSEDSKFGSKLDLFWNGKGLDRTVAEWDNLLSIGLNKVLSVNIENDYRYDPKVYLGWQIKETVGLGFAYNLL from the coding sequence ATGAAACGGATGCCATGGCTGGTCTTGATGTTCTTGGCGGCCTTCAAGGCCGTTTGGGGGGAGGACGCGGCGCCCGCCGCCACGCCTCCGGTGGACAGTTGGAAAAAACAAGTGGTGGCCAGCCTCAACCTGAACCAGGGCGCTTTCAGCGACTGGCAGCAAGGCGGCACCAACTTCATTTCTTGGCAGGCGGCCTTCAACGCCAGGCTGGAGAACGACAACGCCGCCTCCAACTGGCTCAATACCCTTAAATTGGAATATGGCCTCACCTACATCGACGGGCAGGGCACCCGGAAATCGGCGGATAACCTCGACCTGGAGAGCGTCTTCGCCTGGAAGACCTGGCCCCAGGTGAATCCCTTCGTGTCCTTCTCGGCCAAGAGCCAGTTCGACGCGGGCTTCGACTACAGCCAGGACCCCGCCGTGCAGACCTCGGCCTTCCTGGACCCGGGTTATTTCACCGAGACCGCCGGATTGAAGTACGTTCCGGGTCCCGAGTTCAATACCCGCCTGGGACTGGCGGTCAAGGAGACGGTGGCCGACAAGTTCCAGGCCATCTACACGGTGGACCCGGACACGGGGAAGCTGCAAGGCGTGCTGACCGAGTTGGGCGCCGGCTGGGTGTCGGAGCTGAACCTGAAGTTCTCCGAGGATTCCAAGTTCGGGTCCAAGCTGGACCTCTTCTGGAACGGCAAGGGCCTGGACCGCACCGTGGCCGAGTGGGACAACCTGCTCTCCATCGGCCTCAACAAGGTCCTCAGCGTGAACATCGAGAACGACTACCGTTACGACCCCAAGGTCTACCTGGGCTGGCAGATCAAGGAGACCGTGGGATTGGGCTTCGCTTACAACCTTTTGTGA
- the mscL gene encoding large-conductance mechanosensitive channel protein MscL encodes MGMWKEFKEFAVKGNMVDLAVGIIIGGAFGKVVSSIVSDVLMPPLGYLIGGMNFTDIKIHLKAPSLDLAGKVQEVTINIGNFIQSLVDFTIIAFAVFLMVKAINRLQRKAAEAPAAPPPPTKDQELLTEIRDLLKKK; translated from the coding sequence ATGGGCATGTGGAAGGAATTCAAGGAATTCGCGGTGAAGGGGAACATGGTGGACCTGGCGGTGGGTATCATCATCGGCGGGGCCTTCGGCAAGGTGGTCTCCTCGATCGTGTCGGACGTCCTGATGCCGCCCCTGGGCTATCTCATCGGGGGAATGAATTTCACGGACATCAAGATCCACCTGAAGGCCCCGTCCCTGGACCTGGCGGGAAAGGTCCAGGAAGTGACCATCAACATCGGTAATTTCATCCAGTCCTTGGTGGATTTCACCATCATCGCCTTCGCGGTGTTCTTGATGGTGAAGGCCATCAACCGCCTGCAACGCAAGGCCGCCGAGGCGCCGGCCGCCCCCCCGCCTCCCACCAAGGATCAAGAGCTCCTCACCGAGATCCGGGATCTATTGAAGAAAAAATAG
- a CDS encoding metallopeptidase family protein yields MPHKTRPQAPSPFDRTVRRVLQELPTDLKGALATVAISVQRRPTPALLKRLGLPPGSILYGVFEGWDLKSLPAGEPRLGADRVILFEGCLRRDFPDPKDLRREVRATLIHELGHFFGFTEKELKARGWG; encoded by the coding sequence ATGCCCCACAAGACCCGCCCCCAGGCCCCAAGCCCCTTCGATCGGACCGTTCGAAGGGTCCTTCAAGAACTGCCGACCGACTTGAAGGGCGCCCTGGCGACCGTGGCCATTTCCGTCCAACGGCGCCCGACCCCGGCCCTTTTGAAAAGACTGGGCCTTCCCCCGGGCAGCATCCTTTACGGCGTCTTCGAGGGCTGGGACCTCAAGTCCCTTCCGGCGGGCGAACCCCGCTTAGGCGCGGACCGCGTCATCCTCTTCGAGGGATGCTTGCGCCGGGATTTTCCCGATCCGAAGGACCTGCGTCGGGAAGTGCGGGCCACCCTGATCCATGAATTGGGCCACTTCTTCGGTTTCACCGAGAAGGAACTGAAGGCCCGGGGTTGGGGATGA
- a CDS encoding alpha/beta hydrolase, whose product MTLRTVDFCLEGPREIWGTLTLPEGDPAKPPVVMSHGFLGFKDWSFFPWVAGSLAAAGYPVVRFNFSGSGMGPQADGPFEDLAAFEADTITRQVEDLKRVLGAVVSGGFEPDLPAVPRAFLWGHSRGGGVSLLAAVNRPEVLGIATWATLSRVNRYLYEMKKTWKEKGYYPFESSRTGQVLKSGIAFLEDAEHWGREGDIPTYLHHLTAPVLLVHGSEDVSVKPDESESLAALHPSAQLAILAGADHKFNSVHPFPGPSPALEAAFQRTLAFFESVRGGRP is encoded by the coding sequence ATGACCCTGCGCACCGTCGATTTCTGCCTGGAAGGTCCCCGGGAGATCTGGGGGACCTTGACCCTGCCCGAAGGGGACCCGGCCAAACCCCCGGTCGTGATGAGCCATGGGTTCCTGGGCTTCAAGGACTGGTCCTTCTTCCCGTGGGTCGCCGGGTCCCTCGCCGCCGCCGGCTACCCGGTGGTGCGGTTCAACTTCTCCGGCTCGGGCATGGGTCCCCAGGCGGACGGGCCCTTCGAGGACCTGGCGGCCTTCGAGGCCGACACCATCACCCGCCAGGTGGAGGACCTCAAACGGGTCCTGGGCGCGGTGGTCTCGGGCGGTTTCGAGCCCGACCTTCCGGCGGTTCCCCGGGCCTTCCTTTGGGGCCATTCCCGGGGAGGGGGCGTGAGCCTGCTGGCCGCGGTGAACCGGCCCGAGGTCCTGGGGATCGCCACCTGGGCCACCCTTTCCCGGGTGAACCGTTACTTATATGAGATGAAGAAGACCTGGAAAGAGAAGGGCTATTACCCCTTCGAGAGCTCCCGCACGGGACAAGTCCTCAAAAGCGGGATCGCTTTTTTGGAGGACGCGGAGCATTGGGGCCGGGAGGGGGACATCCCCACTTATCTCCATCACCTCACCGCCCCGGTGCTCCTGGTGCACGGAAGCGAGGACGTGAGCGTGAAGCCCGACGAATCCGAAAGCCTGGCGGCGTTGCACCCCTCCGCCCAACTCGCCATCCTGGCGGGCGCGGACCATAAGTTCAACAGCGTCCATCCCTTCCCAGGGCCTTCCCCTGCGCTCGAGGCGGCCTTCCAGCGCACCCTGGCTTTTTTCGAGTCGGTCCGGGGCGGACGCCCATGA
- a CDS encoding class I SAM-dependent methyltransferase yields the protein MKTIHPFRLKDFPGFSRKDLTRLEAYYRAQLEGHAAPERRVGWNGPHSQQVRFEALALVGDLRGRTILDVGCGLGAFWGYLKKKRVQADYTGVDLFPNVIAEARRHYPGARFEARVLTARPYRARSFDYAFLSGVFNVKVKDNWAYMRSLLKCVLKQTRKAVAFNVLNAEAGLKEKDRFTVRSEDLVSFGRKLDVSKVGLLDHYHPMDLTLFLYR from the coding sequence ATGAAGACCATCCATCCTTTCCGGCTCAAGGATTTTCCCGGGTTCTCCCGGAAGGACCTCACCCGCCTGGAAGCTTATTACCGCGCCCAGTTGGAAGGCCACGCGGCCCCTGAACGCCGGGTGGGATGGAACGGTCCCCACAGCCAGCAGGTCCGTTTCGAGGCCCTGGCCTTGGTGGGGGACCTGAGGGGGCGGACGATCCTGGACGTGGGTTGCGGCCTGGGGGCCTTCTGGGGTTACCTGAAAAAGAAACGGGTCCAAGCCGACTACACGGGCGTGGACCTTTTTCCCAACGTCATCGCCGAGGCCAGGCGGCACTATCCCGGCGCCCGGTTCGAGGCCCGGGTGCTGACGGCCCGGCCCTATCGGGCCCGATCCTTCGACTATGCCTTCCTCTCGGGCGTTTTCAACGTGAAGGTGAAGGACAACTGGGCCTACATGCGGTCGCTCCTCAAGTGCGTCCTGAAGCAAACGCGGAAGGCGGTGGCCTTCAATGTGCTCAACGCCGAGGCGGGGTTGAAGGAGAAGGACCGGTTCACGGTCCGTTCCGAGGACCTGGTGTCCTTCGGGAGGAAACTGGATGTGTCGAAGGTCGGGCTTCTGGACCACTATCATCCGATGGACCTGACCCTTTTTCTTTACCGGTAG